In Nonomuraea sp. NBC_00507, the following are encoded in one genomic region:
- a CDS encoding winged helix DNA-binding domain-containing protein codes for MRSIEAQLLHRPSGLTAGEIVRRLVAVQAQDVPAALLAFRARSATLSPADVEAAWHGREIVRTWGPRGTLHFAHIDDLPWVHALTRRDTHILRRLREEGVTADDPLGLIAGTLDGQGPLTKADLEDRLTGRARGQGIVALVALAAYHGLAVLGPLHAGKPTYVHAADWLGAPVVPEPDHERALKELAIRYRRAHHPAAPEDLAAWSGLPLGQARAAWGMSADEPPPDREGPGARLLPAFDEYLMGWRSRDPILAAEHAKQVFPGGGVLRPVVLVDGVIKGVWGRKGAQVSVRPFESLPAGLLDDEIADVRRFLAGEP; via the coding sequence GGGCGAGATCGTCCGACGCCTGGTGGCCGTGCAGGCCCAGGACGTGCCCGCCGCCCTTCTCGCCTTCCGCGCCCGCTCGGCCACCCTCAGCCCGGCCGACGTCGAGGCCGCCTGGCACGGTCGCGAGATCGTGAGGACCTGGGGCCCGCGCGGCACACTCCACTTCGCCCACATCGACGACCTGCCCTGGGTCCATGCGCTGACCAGGCGCGACACGCACATCCTGCGCCGCCTGCGCGAGGAAGGCGTCACCGCCGACGACCCCCTCGGCCTCATCGCGGGAACGCTCGACGGCCAGGGCCCGCTCACCAAGGCCGACCTGGAGGACCGCCTGACCGGCCGCGCCCGCGGCCAGGGGATCGTCGCCCTCGTGGCGCTGGCCGCGTACCACGGACTGGCCGTGCTGGGCCCGCTCCACGCGGGCAAACCCACCTACGTGCACGCGGCCGACTGGCTGGGCGCTCCCGTCGTCCCCGAGCCTGACCACGAACGCGCGCTCAAAGAGCTGGCCATCCGCTACCGCCGTGCCCACCACCCCGCCGCGCCCGAGGACCTGGCCGCCTGGTCGGGCCTGCCGCTCGGTCAGGCCCGCGCGGCCTGGGGCATGAGCGCGGACGAGCCGCCGCCCGACCGGGAAGGGCCGGGGGCACGCCTGCTGCCCGCGTTCGACGAATACCTGATGGGCTGGCGGAGCCGGGACCCGATCCTGGCCGCCGAGCACGCGAAGCAGGTGTTCCCCGGCGGCGGCGTCCTGCGGCCCGTCGTGCTGGTGGACGGCGTGATCAAGGGTGTCTGGGGGAGAAAGGGCGCGCAGGTGAGCGTGCGGCCGTTCGAGTCACTGCCGGCCGGCCTGCTCGACGACGAGATCGCCGACGTGCGCCGCTTCCTCGCGGGGGAGCCGTGA
- a CDS encoding RNA polymerase sigma factor, whose translation MTGETIAAAVPWAARAPGALHADGFAEVFGAYFGEIHTYVAQRLGPDHAEDVVAETFLIAFRKRATYDPSRAAVRTWLYGIATKLIGKHRRLEARALRALGRCGPDGDSPGHEDAVAVRVSAQSLRPELAAALAELDRRDRDVLLLVALAGLSHDEIATALGIPYGTVGSRLSRARKKLRALLGEAVLVHG comes from the coding sequence ATGACGGGGGAGACCATCGCGGCGGCGGTGCCGTGGGCCGCACGCGCACCCGGGGCCCTGCACGCCGACGGGTTCGCCGAGGTGTTCGGCGCCTACTTCGGGGAGATCCACACCTATGTCGCCCAACGGCTCGGCCCCGACCACGCCGAGGACGTCGTCGCGGAGACGTTCCTCATCGCGTTCCGCAAGCGCGCCACCTATGACCCGTCCCGCGCGGCCGTACGCACCTGGTTGTACGGCATCGCCACCAAGCTCATCGGCAAACACCGCCGCCTCGAGGCCCGCGCCCTGCGCGCGCTCGGCCGCTGCGGCCCCGACGGGGACTCCCCGGGGCACGAGGACGCGGTCGCGGTCCGGGTCAGCGCCCAGAGCCTGCGCCCCGAGCTGGCCGCCGCCCTCGCGGAGCTGGATCGGCGCGACCGGGACGTGCTGCTGCTGGTCGCGCTCGCCGGGCTGAGCCACGACGAGATCGCCACCGCGCTCGGCATCCCGTACGGCACCGTCGGCTCCCGGCTGAGCCGGGCACGGAAGAAGCTGCGCGCCCTGCTCGGTGAGGCGGTGCTGGTCCATGGATGA
- a CDS encoding fumarylacetoacetate hydrolase family protein, with amino-acid sequence MRLATLRLPRRTTAARIDDDHAVEIGAPDVGVLLADPQWREIAATADGPRHPLSTADLAPVVPRPGKIICVGLNYRNHILEMGRELPEHPTVFAKFAEALIGPYDDIVLPAVSQAMDWEAELAVIIGTTARHVPAEQAPACIAGYSVFNDVTARDYQNRTLQWLQGKTFEATTPFGPYLVTPDEVDGAPMTMVCEVDGEGMQQADVGDLVFSPAELIAYLSEILTLRPGDVIATGTPGGVGHARKPPRYLADGSKVVTRIAGVGELVNMARRHGR; translated from the coding sequence GTGAGGCTCGCGACACTGCGGCTGCCGCGCCGGACGACGGCCGCCCGCATCGACGATGATCACGCTGTGGAGATCGGCGCGCCCGATGTCGGCGTGTTGCTGGCCGATCCGCAGTGGCGGGAGATCGCGGCCACCGCCGACGGCCCCAGGCATCCGCTGTCCACGGCTGATCTCGCGCCCGTGGTGCCCCGGCCCGGGAAGATCATCTGTGTGGGGCTCAACTACCGCAACCACATCTTGGAGATGGGGCGGGAGCTGCCCGAGCATCCGACGGTGTTCGCGAAGTTCGCCGAGGCGCTGATCGGGCCGTATGACGACATCGTGCTGCCGGCCGTCTCCCAGGCCATGGACTGGGAGGCCGAGCTGGCGGTGATCATCGGTACGACGGCGCGGCACGTGCCCGCCGAGCAGGCGCCGGCGTGCATCGCGGGTTACTCGGTGTTCAACGACGTGACGGCCCGGGACTACCAGAACCGCACGCTGCAGTGGCTCCAGGGGAAGACGTTCGAGGCCACCACGCCGTTCGGCCCCTATCTCGTGACACCGGACGAGGTGGACGGGGCTCCGATGACCATGGTGTGCGAGGTGGACGGGGAGGGGATGCAGCAGGCGGACGTCGGCGACCTGGTGTTCTCGCCCGCGGAGCTGATCGCGTACCTGTCGGAGATCCTCACGTTGCGGCCGGGCGACGTCATCGCCACCGGCACGCCGGGCGGCGTCGGGCATGCCCGCAAGCCGCCGCGCTACCTGGCGGACGGCAGCAAGGTCGTGACGCGGATCGCCGGGGTCGGGGAGCTGGTGAACATGGCGCGCCGCCATGGCCGATGA
- a CDS encoding heparinase II/III domain-containing protein: protein MFWRARTTSGRAICLSDRFPVIKVEEVMRGRVTFAGLPPVELGADVDWTANPLGNRSWALNLHTLRWLGGLVAAYERTGESTYLDRARTLAEHWIRENPRGAHGISPWAWAEHAVALRAPVLVCLSEHLRTGVLWDSLAEHGEILADPALYRSGHNHGLDQDIALLVVGCRLGRGRWRDLAVRRMTASAELAIDAQGVLHEQAPRYGLYVHRRLGIALRAIRESGAEPPERLVARRTALEAYIAHATQPDGRLVPIGDSPADVRADGFPHDGPVVRVFDGGYVFGRTAWDDPRSAYYSIRFGPGRRLHGHEDHLGVTYSAQGRRILVEAGFHSYERTGFVEWTRSPEAHNVPVVTGTFRPGTATRLTGSTIGPSRQAFELADEAYGVRRTRHVLVNHGPDLMAVRDTVRRGTLRSLWHFDPALEVVSRGDGAVVLGDGDRRVTLLQLPGDGQAVRPGLVCTGYLRTAEAVTVLSPEAVGVLTVIVPGEAKLSASGDVVTVHTPDGPVQLPYSQST from the coding sequence GTGTTCTGGCGTGCCCGCACGACCTCAGGCAGGGCCATTTGCCTGAGCGACCGGTTTCCCGTGATCAAGGTGGAGGAGGTGATGCGCGGCCGGGTCACGTTCGCCGGGCTGCCGCCCGTCGAGCTCGGCGCCGACGTCGACTGGACCGCGAACCCGCTCGGCAACCGCTCCTGGGCGCTCAACCTGCACACCCTGCGCTGGCTGGGCGGCCTGGTCGCCGCATACGAGCGGACCGGCGAGAGCACGTACCTGGACCGCGCCCGCACCCTGGCCGAGCACTGGATCCGCGAGAACCCGCGCGGCGCCCACGGGATCAGCCCGTGGGCGTGGGCCGAGCACGCAGTCGCCCTGCGCGCCCCGGTGCTGGTGTGTCTCAGCGAACACCTCCGCACCGGCGTGCTGTGGGACAGCCTGGCCGAGCACGGCGAGATCCTCGCCGACCCCGCGCTCTACCGGTCCGGCCACAACCACGGCCTGGACCAGGACATCGCGCTGCTGGTCGTCGGCTGCCGGCTGGGCCGCGGCCGCTGGCGGGACCTGGCCGTGCGCAGGATGACGGCCTCCGCCGAGTTGGCCATCGACGCCCAGGGCGTGCTGCACGAGCAGGCCCCCCGCTACGGCCTGTACGTGCACCGCCGGCTCGGCATCGCCCTGCGGGCCATCCGCGAGAGCGGCGCCGAGCCGCCGGAGCGGCTGGTGGCCAGGCGGACGGCGCTGGAGGCGTACATCGCGCACGCCACCCAGCCCGACGGCCGGCTCGTCCCCATCGGCGACAGCCCGGCCGACGTGCGCGCGGACGGGTTTCCCCATGATGGGCCGGTGGTGCGAGTGTTCGATGGCGGGTACGTCTTCGGGCGGACCGCCTGGGACGATCCGCGTTCCGCCTACTACTCGATCAGGTTCGGCCCGGGGCGGCGGCTGCACGGGCACGAGGATCACCTGGGCGTCACCTACAGCGCCCAAGGCCGCCGGATCCTGGTGGAGGCCGGGTTCCACTCCTACGAGCGGACCGGCTTCGTGGAGTGGACCCGCTCGCCCGAGGCGCACAACGTGCCGGTCGTCACCGGGACCTTCAGGCCCGGCACGGCCACCCGCCTGACCGGCTCCACGATCGGGCCGTCGCGCCAGGCCTTCGAGCTGGCCGACGAGGCCTACGGGGTGCGGAGGACCCGGCACGTCCTCGTCAACCACGGGCCCGACCTGATGGCCGTGCGCGACACCGTCCGGCGCGGGACGCTGCGCAGCTTGTGGCACTTCGACCCGGCGCTGGAGGTGGTCTCCCGGGGCGACGGCGCGGTGGTGCTCGGCGACGGGGACCGGCGGGTGACGCTGCTCCAGCTGCCGGGGGACGGGCAGGCGGTGCGTCCCGGGCTGGTGTGCACCGGGTACCTGCGTACGGCGGAGGCGGTCACCGTGCTGTCCCCCGAGGCGGTCGGCGTGCTGACGGTGATCGTCCCGGGCGAAGCCAAGCTGTCCGCATCCGGAGACGTCGTGACCGTCCACACGCCGGATGGCCCCGTTCAGCTGCCGTACAGCCAGTCGACGTAG
- a CDS encoding FAD-dependent monooxygenase gives MSEVLVVGGGIGGLAAAFAQARAGRSVRVLERSPEFGEVGAGLQLGPNATRALAAWGLLDRVVAAGVLPRRLVFRDALTGEELTHLDLGEEFRRRYGAPYVVAHRSDLHAILLDACAEAGVELLNGQHVERVTTEGERARAHCVDGSVHEGSVVVAADGLQSGLRAQLASDEPENSGYVAYRGTCPLPGDFDTADVVAYIGPECHFVQYALRGGELLNQVAVFRGPGELEATFGGCCAEIGKGLPYLWRDRHWPMLDRPPINTWVRGRLALLGDAAHPMLQYLAQGACQAIEDAHVLAEQAAGGDWDRALAAYQEIRVPRTARVQTTARLWGDIWHVDGVARVLRNELFRTRDMASHTYVDWLYGS, from the coding sequence GTGAGTGAGGTGCTGGTCGTCGGCGGTGGGATCGGCGGGCTGGCGGCGGCCTTCGCGCAGGCGAGGGCCGGGCGGTCGGTGCGGGTGCTGGAGCGCTCGCCCGAGTTCGGCGAGGTCGGCGCGGGCCTGCAACTGGGCCCGAACGCCACCCGCGCGCTGGCCGCCTGGGGCCTGCTCGACCGGGTGGTCGCGGCCGGGGTGCTGCCCCGGCGGCTGGTCTTCCGCGACGCCCTGACCGGCGAGGAGCTCACGCACCTGGACCTGGGCGAGGAGTTCAGGCGGCGCTACGGCGCGCCGTACGTCGTGGCACACCGCAGCGATCTGCACGCCATCCTGCTCGACGCCTGCGCCGAGGCAGGCGTCGAGCTGCTGAACGGGCAGCACGTCGAGCGGGTGACGACCGAGGGCGAGCGGGCGCGGGCCCACTGCGTGGACGGGTCGGTGCACGAGGGCAGCGTGGTGGTGGCGGCGGACGGGCTGCAGTCGGGTCTGCGTGCGCAGCTGGCGTCCGACGAACCCGAGAATTCCGGATATGTCGCCTATAGAGGTACGTGTCCGCTTCCGGGGGACTTCGACACCGCGGACGTGGTCGCGTACATCGGGCCCGAGTGCCACTTCGTCCAGTACGCCCTGCGCGGCGGCGAGCTGCTCAACCAGGTCGCCGTCTTCCGCGGCCCCGGCGAGCTGGAGGCGACCTTCGGCGGCTGCTGCGCGGAGATCGGCAAGGGCTTGCCCTACCTGTGGCGGGACCGCCACTGGCCCATGCTGGACCGGCCGCCCATCAACACGTGGGTACGGGGACGGCTGGCCCTGCTCGGGGACGCGGCCCACCCGATGTTGCAGTACCTGGCCCAAGGCGCCTGCCAGGCGATCGAGGACGCCCACGTCCTGGCCGAGCAGGCTGCGGGCGGGGACTGGGACCGGGCGCTGGCCGCCTACCAGGAGATCCGCGTCCCGCGCACGGCGCGGGTCCAGACCACGGCCCGCCTGTGGGGCGACATCTGGCACGTGGACGGGGTGGCGAGGGTGCTGCGTAACGAGCTGTTCCGCACCAGGGACATGGCGAGCCACACCTACGTCGACTGGCTGTACGGCAGCTGA
- the corA gene encoding magnesium/cobalt transporter CorA, with the protein MARVRGFRRSGEAREEAPEHSMDPRAAEERPYRPTVIDNAIYQDGERVDNPGSLADAFERLKEMPGSMAWIGLYRPKEWELVKLGEEFELHELALEDAIVGSQRPKADRYGDTLFVVLRAARYLDDVEEVAFGEVHVFIGPNFVITVRHAEAPDLHAVRKRMESDPDLLRQGPQAVLYAILDAVVDGYAPVVAGLQKDIEEIEVQVFGGDPSVSRRVYELSGEVIEFQRATAPLVGMIHGLIAGAAKYGVNDELQSYLRDVADHAITVAERISAFRQMLQNILVVNSTLVTQAQNAEMARMTEASIQQGEEVKKISAWAAILFAPTLVGTIYGMNFDFMPETHWAFGYPFAILLMAVVCLVLYVVFKRRDWL; encoded by the coding sequence ATGGCCAGGGTCAGAGGTTTCAGGCGCAGCGGCGAGGCCCGCGAGGAGGCGCCCGAACACTCGATGGACCCACGCGCCGCAGAAGAGCGTCCGTACCGGCCGACGGTCATCGACAACGCGATCTACCAGGACGGTGAGCGCGTCGACAACCCCGGCTCGCTGGCCGACGCCTTCGAACGCCTCAAGGAGATGCCGGGCAGCATGGCCTGGATCGGGCTGTACCGGCCCAAGGAGTGGGAGCTGGTCAAGCTCGGCGAGGAGTTCGAGCTGCACGAGCTGGCGCTGGAGGACGCCATCGTCGGCTCTCAGCGACCCAAGGCCGACCGCTACGGAGACACGCTGTTCGTGGTGCTGCGCGCCGCCCGCTACCTGGACGACGTGGAGGAGGTCGCCTTCGGCGAGGTACACGTCTTCATCGGCCCCAACTTCGTGATCACCGTACGGCATGCCGAGGCGCCCGATCTGCACGCGGTGCGCAAGCGCATGGAGTCCGACCCCGACCTGCTCCGGCAGGGCCCGCAGGCGGTGCTCTACGCGATACTCGACGCCGTGGTCGACGGCTACGCGCCGGTGGTGGCCGGGCTGCAGAAGGACATCGAGGAGATCGAGGTCCAGGTCTTCGGCGGGGACCCGTCGGTGTCGCGCCGCGTGTACGAGCTGTCCGGCGAGGTCATCGAGTTCCAGCGAGCCACCGCGCCACTGGTCGGGATGATCCACGGCCTCATCGCGGGGGCCGCGAAGTACGGGGTCAACGACGAGCTGCAGAGCTACCTGCGTGACGTGGCCGACCACGCGATCACGGTCGCGGAGCGGATCTCGGCCTTCCGGCAGATGCTGCAGAACATCCTGGTCGTCAACTCGACACTGGTGACGCAGGCGCAGAACGCGGAGATGGCGCGCATGACGGAGGCGAGCATCCAGCAGGGCGAAGAGGTCAAGAAGATCTCCGCCTGGGCGGCCATCCTGTTCGCGCCGACTTTGGTGGGGACCATTTACGGGATGAATTTCGATTTCATGCCGGAAACCCACTGGGCGTTCGGCTATCCGTTCGCGATCCTGCTCATGGCCGTCGTCTGCCTCGTTCTCTACGTGGTCTTCAAACGGCGGGATTGGCTCTAG
- a CDS encoding cytochrome P450 yields MADHPTNDAIALISGAFWGRNPHDELRWMRENAPVYRDDESNAWGLAKHRDVRYASLHPEIFSSAGGIRVETGRLPMMIDMDDPEHLSRRRLVNRGFTPRRVAAQEDRIRMICDGLIDRVCERGTCDFVWDLAAPLPLIVIGDALGVAPEDREDLMRWSDDMLRGLTGISDDTELIRAGEAFEEYQAYVSTVIADRRAGPREDLISVLVHAETDGERLDHDSLVYESLLILIGGDETTRHVLSGGAYQLFQHPEQRRKLIDDPEGIPVAVEEMLRWVSPIKNMNRTATRDVELGGQLIRKGDNVLLLYPSANRDADVFTAPDRFDVGRRPNDHIAFGLGGHFCLGNSLARLELRVMFERLLSRLPDMEPVEEEEPAYRAANFVSGYESMPVRFTPAPPVGDGG; encoded by the coding sequence ATGGCCGACCATCCGACCAACGACGCCATCGCGCTCATCAGCGGCGCGTTCTGGGGCCGTAACCCGCACGACGAGCTGCGGTGGATGCGGGAGAACGCCCCGGTGTACCGGGATGACGAATCCAACGCATGGGGCCTGGCCAAACACCGCGACGTGCGATACGCGTCGCTGCACCCGGAGATCTTCTCCAGTGCCGGAGGCATCCGGGTGGAGACCGGCCGGCTGCCCATGATGATCGACATGGACGACCCCGAGCATCTCAGCCGGCGCAGGCTGGTGAACCGCGGCTTCACACCGCGCCGGGTCGCCGCGCAGGAGGACCGGATCCGGATGATCTGCGATGGCCTCATCGACCGGGTCTGTGAGCGCGGCACCTGCGACTTCGTGTGGGACCTCGCCGCGCCGCTGCCGCTGATCGTGATCGGTGACGCCCTCGGGGTCGCGCCGGAAGACCGCGAGGACCTCATGAGGTGGTCCGACGACATGTTGCGCGGGTTGACGGGGATCTCCGACGACACGGAGCTGATCCGCGCGGGTGAGGCGTTCGAGGAATACCAGGCCTACGTGAGCACGGTGATCGCCGATCGCCGCGCGGGGCCGCGGGAGGACCTCATCAGCGTGCTGGTGCACGCCGAGACCGACGGCGAGCGGCTCGACCACGACTCGCTCGTGTACGAGTCGCTGCTCATTCTGATCGGCGGGGACGAGACCACCCGGCACGTCCTGTCCGGAGGCGCGTACCAGCTCTTTCAGCATCCGGAGCAGCGCCGGAAGCTGATCGACGACCCGGAGGGCATTCCCGTCGCGGTGGAGGAGATGCTGCGCTGGGTGTCACCGATCAAGAACATGAACCGCACCGCCACCCGGGACGTCGAACTGGGCGGCCAGCTCATCCGCAAGGGTGACAACGTCCTGCTGCTCTACCCCTCGGCCAACCGCGACGCCGACGTCTTCACCGCCCCGGACCGCTTCGACGTGGGACGGCGGCCCAACGACCACATCGCGTTCGGGCTCGGCGGCCACTTCTGCCTCGGCAACAGCCTGGCCCGGCTGGAGTTGCGGGTGATGTTCGAGCGGTTGCTGTCCCGCCTCCCGGACATGGAGCCGGTCGAGGAGGAAGAGCCCGCCTACCGCGCCGCCAACTTCGTCTCCGGGTACGAGTCCATGCCCGTGCGCTTCACTCCGGCTCCACCCGTGGGCGACGGCGGATAG
- a CDS encoding M50 family metallopeptidase, with protein MDNFWAHLIKVQPDPDPWVVVVSALVALVIVGFRMSWQLSRGLITIAHEGGHALMALVTRRKLEGIRLHSDTSGVTLTRGRPTGPGMILTALAGYLAPPLLGLAAAWLTAQGRITLLIWTVLLFLVCMLLLIRNLYGALILLTTGGAVFALIMYAAAEIQQVVALVAVWFLLLGGIRPIIELQQKRRRRQARDSDADQLARLTFLPGGFYVFFFFLVSLTAAVFGGYLMNPL; from the coding sequence ATGGACAACTTCTGGGCCCACCTGATCAAGGTTCAGCCTGACCCCGACCCTTGGGTCGTGGTGGTCTCGGCTCTGGTCGCGCTCGTGATCGTCGGTTTCCGCATGTCCTGGCAGCTGTCCCGGGGCCTGATCACGATCGCCCACGAGGGCGGCCACGCGCTGATGGCACTGGTCACCCGGCGCAAACTCGAAGGCATCCGCCTGCACTCCGACACCTCCGGCGTGACGTTGACCAGGGGCCGGCCCACCGGGCCCGGCATGATCCTGACCGCGCTGGCGGGCTATCTGGCGCCGCCGCTGCTCGGTCTGGCCGCCGCCTGGCTCACCGCGCAGGGGCGCATCACGCTGCTGATCTGGACCGTCCTGCTGTTCCTGGTCTGCATGCTGCTGCTGATCCGCAACCTCTACGGCGCGCTGATCCTCCTGACGACGGGCGGCGCCGTGTTCGCCCTGATCATGTACGCGGCCGCCGAGATCCAGCAGGTCGTCGCCCTGGTCGCGGTGTGGTTCCTGCTGCTGGGCGGGATCCGGCCGATCATCGAGCTGCAGCAGAAGCGGCGCAGGCGGCAGGCGAGGGACTCCGACGCCGACCAGCTGGCGCGGCTGACGTTCCTGCCGGGCGGCTTTTACGTGTTCTTCTTCTTCCTGGTGTCGCTCACCGCCGCGGTCTTCGGTGGATATCTCATGAATCCGCTCTAG
- a CDS encoding thiamine pyrophosphate-dependent enzyme, producing MARDTVETHFTQTVATLTAGPARDPGLPVRAGTTLTGEQCRSLFRRQLESRLLDIAARWLREQDEGFYTIGSAGHEGNAAVAAALRPGDPALLHYRSGAFYLTRSEQAERVPEQGIRDVLMGVAASAEEPIAGGRHKVFGHPDLAVIPQTSTIASHLPRAVGVAFAIERARALGTPSRWKQDDAITVCSFGDASINHASALSGFNTASYATFQGQPLPILFVCEDNGIGISVRTPKGWVEAAARRPGIEYFAADGCDLADAYDVAVRAVEHVRTHRSPAFLHLSMVRLMGHAGSDVEVAYRTQREIRADLERDPLVRTAALLVEAGLETPEELLKTYESMREHVLRIALETTRSPRLGTAREIMEPIAPRNPELIAKISPMAASGQAREKAFAGSLPENDKPMTLSMAINRTLADALTVYPDMTVFGEDVAKKGGVYGVTRGLQKRFGAARVFDTLLDEQAILGLALGAGVSGLLPVPEIQYLAYLHNALDQIRGEAATLSFFSRHAYRNPMVVRVAGYAYQKGFGGHFHNDNAIAALRDIPGLVIASPSRPDDAAAMLRTCLAAAQTCGSVCVFLEPIALYHTRDLFDDGDGGWLSPYVPPARWAETHVPIGRARSYGDGRDLTIVTFGNGLRMSLRAAVRLTQEGYGCRVLDLRWLAPLPLDDLLRAAELTGKVLIADETRHTGAVSEGIMAELADAGYTGSVARVTSADSFIPLGAAADHVLLSEEEIEQAARKLLG from the coding sequence GTGGCGCGCGACACTGTTGAGACTCATTTCACCCAGACGGTTGCAACGCTGACGGCAGGTCCCGCGCGAGATCCCGGTCTGCCGGTCCGCGCGGGCACGACGCTGACCGGCGAGCAGTGCAGGTCGCTGTTCCGCCGCCAGCTCGAGAGCCGCCTGCTCGACATCGCCGCCCGCTGGCTGCGCGAGCAGGACGAGGGCTTCTACACGATCGGCTCGGCCGGCCACGAGGGCAACGCCGCCGTCGCCGCCGCGCTGCGGCCCGGTGACCCCGCGTTGCTCCACTACCGTTCCGGCGCGTTCTACCTGACCCGGTCGGAGCAGGCCGAGCGGGTCCCCGAGCAGGGCATCAGAGATGTGCTCATGGGCGTGGCCGCATCGGCGGAAGAGCCGATCGCGGGCGGCAGGCACAAGGTGTTCGGCCACCCCGACCTGGCCGTCATCCCGCAGACCTCGACGATCGCCAGCCATCTGCCCAGGGCTGTGGGAGTGGCCTTCGCCATCGAGCGGGCCAGGGCCCTCGGCACGCCCTCCCGGTGGAAGCAGGACGACGCGATCACGGTGTGCAGCTTCGGCGACGCCTCGATCAACCACGCGAGCGCGCTGTCCGGCTTCAACACCGCCTCCTATGCGACCTTCCAGGGGCAGCCGCTGCCGATCCTGTTCGTGTGCGAGGACAACGGCATCGGCATCAGCGTCCGCACGCCCAAGGGCTGGGTGGAGGCGGCCGCGCGGCGTCCTGGCATCGAATACTTCGCCGCCGACGGCTGCGACCTGGCCGACGCCTATGACGTCGCCGTACGCGCCGTCGAGCACGTGCGCACCCACCGCTCCCCCGCGTTCCTGCACCTGTCCATGGTGCGGCTGATGGGGCACGCCGGGTCGGACGTCGAGGTGGCCTACCGCACGCAGCGCGAGATCAGGGCCGACCTCGAGCGCGACCCGCTGGTGCGCACGGCGGCGCTGCTGGTCGAGGCGGGACTGGAGACTCCGGAGGAGCTGCTCAAGACCTACGAGTCCATGCGCGAGCACGTGCTGCGCATCGCGCTGGAGACCACGCGCAGCCCGCGGCTGGGCACCGCCAGGGAGATCATGGAGCCGATCGCGCCGCGCAATCCCGAGCTGATCGCCAAGATCAGCCCGATGGCGGCGTCGGGTCAGGCCAGGGAAAAGGCGTTCGCCGGGTCGCTGCCGGAGAACGACAAGCCGATGACGCTCTCGATGGCGATCAACCGTACGCTGGCCGACGCGCTGACCGTCTACCCGGACATGACGGTGTTCGGCGAGGACGTCGCGAAGAAGGGCGGTGTCTACGGCGTAACCCGGGGGCTGCAGAAGCGGTTCGGGGCGGCGCGGGTGTTCGACACGCTGCTGGACGAGCAGGCCATCCTGGGGCTGGCGCTCGGCGCCGGCGTGTCCGGCCTGCTGCCCGTCCCGGAGATCCAATACCTGGCTTACCTGCACAACGCGCTCGACCAGATCCGCGGCGAGGCGGCCACGCTGTCGTTCTTCTCGCGCCACGCCTACCGCAACCCGATGGTGGTGCGGGTGGCCGGCTACGCCTACCAGAAGGGGTTCGGCGGGCATTTCCACAACGACAACGCGATCGCCGCGCTGCGCGACATCCCGGGGCTGGTCATCGCCTCGCCGTCGCGGCCGGACGACGCGGCCGCGATGCTCCGCACGTGCCTGGCGGCGGCTCAGACGTGCGGGTCGGTGTGCGTGTTCCTGGAGCCGATCGCGCTCTACCACACGCGGGATCTGTTCGACGACGGCGACGGGGGGTGGCTGTCGCCCTACGTGCCGCCCGCGCGGTGGGCGGAGACACACGTGCCGATCGGGCGGGCGCGCTCCTACGGCGACGGGCGCGACCTGACGATCGTGACGTTCGGCAACGGGCTGCGGATGAGCCTGCGGGCCGCCGTGCGGCTGACCCAGGAGGGATACGGCTGCCGCGTCCTCGACCTGCGCTGGCTGGCGCCGCTGCCGCTGGACGACCTGCTGCGGGCCGCCGAGCTGACGGGCAAGGTGCTGATCGCCGACGAGACCCGGCACACCGGGGCCGTCTCGGAGGGCATCATGGCCGAGCTGGCCGACGCCGGATACACCGGGTCGGTGGCCCGGGTGACCTCGGCCGACAGCTTCATCCCTCTGGGAGCGGCGGCCGATCACGTGCTGCTGTCGGAGGAGGAGATCGAGCAGGCGGCACGCAAGCTCCTCGGCTGA